The Candidatus Campbellbacteria bacterium genomic sequence TTATTCAAAAAATAAAAGACCCCCCGAAGGGAGCCTCTTACCGTAGATACATCGTATCAAGACCCCTTCGTCGAGTCAAGCAAAAATTATGCAAACACAAGAACGAAGCGTGTCCCCGACCGTTGAAGAATCATTCTTCACAAAGATCGGGAATACGAAACCTTACTTCAAGGCGGCATTTGAAGGAGAGCCGGGAACCGGCAAAAGTTGGACTGCCGCATTAGTAGCGATTGGTCTTCACAAGAAGATCAACAGCAAGAAGCCGATTGTGCTTATCGATACCGAGAAAGCGTCGAAATTCTTGGTCCCGCTGTTCAAAGAACACGGAATCGAAGCGATGGTGCGCGAAACGCATTCACTCGCTGACTTAGTCAAAGCAATGAAGCTCTGCTCGGATGGGTATGCCGACATCATGGTGATCGACAGCATTACTCACATCTGGATGGACTTCCAAGAGGCATACAAGCGAAAGCTGAATCGACAAGTGTTCCAGATTCAAGACTGGATGTCGATCAAAAGCGAGTGGAATAAATACTTCTCAATCCCACTCGTGCAATCGCCCCTGCACATTCTTGCAACCGGCCGCGTGTCGGATCGCATGGAGCAGGAAGTGGATGAGGATGGCCGAAAAGAGTTCACCAAGACTGGAGTGAAGATGCAAGCGGAAAAGAACGCTGCATACGAATTCGATGTCTTGGTCCTAATGGAACGCCATGAGCTCATCCAACGCAAGAAGCGTGAAGTCTGGCGACAGTCTGTGGTCCTCAAAGGCCGAGGCAATCTCCTCGATGGTGCGGTGTTCAAAAATCCGACCTACGAAGATTTTGCTCCTGCGGTTGAAGCGATCATTAAAGACCCGATAGCTGCGAGGTTCAGCCACGCCGAGCAGGATGCGGGAGAACTGATCAAAACCGAACAGGACAAGCGCCAGTGGATTCAGGAGAAGAAGCGATGGTTGGAAGAAATCGAGGGTTATCTCGTATCGATCTGGCCAAGTTCAAGTGCCGCGGAAAAGAAGAATAAAACCGATGCACTCGAGTACGCTTTCAACACTCGCAGCTGGTCCGCTATCGAGATGATGACGCCGGAGGTTCTAGAGGATGGCTATGCGCGAGTCAGGGAATTTGCCCAGCAAAAAATTGCTGAAGCAAAAGGAGAACTTGCTCCGGAGCTAACTCCAGGAGAGAAGTTTGACAAAGACCTGCGAGATTCAAAGGAATGCAATCCCAAAAAATCCGCAGCCGAGAAGTCTAAGAAAAGTGACAAGTAAAAACAGTTAGCTTGGCCACTGACTCAGCCCTGATCAAGTGGCATGAGGGCTGAGATCGGGGGCTAAGCCCCGATTGGCCGAGCAAGGGTCGAAAGCTAAAACAATTGGAGAGAGAACATCGATTCGTGTCGGTGTTTCTCTCTTCATCAAACAATGGATGAAAACAAACACAACTTAATACCGAACAGTTCGCAGATTCCAAATGTAATTTTGGATTTTGTTCTTCCCAGGATTTCGGAAGCTGAGGCCAGGTGCTTGCTCTACATTTGCCGACGAACTTTTGGATTTCATAAAGAAGAAGACAATATCAGTTTCTCCCAGTTCGAAAACGGAATCAAGACTAGCCAAAACAGGCGGCTTGATTTTGGCACCGGCCTGTCTCGCCCTTCGGTCAATGCCGCTATTCAAAATCTCATTAGGGTTGGGGTGATATTCGTGGAACAGCGGTCCAAAGGGAACCGCTACAAACTCAACCTTGATATAGATGTGGATAAAGTGGTTAACGAACTTAACCGGTTAAGAGAGTTAACCAAAAGTGGTAAAGCCTCTTTACCAAAACTGGTTAAAAGTTTTAACACACAAAAGATAGGGAAAAAAGAGAAATCTAGTTTTAGGGAAAATTTATATTTTCCTGGGGATAACTTCAAAGACAAGATGAGGGAAATCACAAGGAAGATGAATATTAATAGAACCAACAATTAAACAATGAAAAAAATCCAATTCACCATAAAGGGAAATCAGGAAGACTGTGAAGGCAACCCACTTCCGTACATCCGTGTCGTGGGACGGGCGCTATGGCTTCCGAACGCAAAGAAATACCATGCCTGGAAAGGTTACGTTCGAAAATCTTTCTATGCCGGATATCCGGAGTTCGTGATGTGCGACGGTCAAAGGATCCTGCTTGATGAGCAGCCACTCACGACCAAACCTTCGGAAATCGCTCGCATGGATATAAAAGTTTTCTGGATGAACGGCGTTCACGGAGATCCAGACAACATATTCAAAGGAATCGCTGATGCTCTTTTCAAGAACGATAAATTTCTCGACGGCAGTTTTGAATCGCGCCATGCGCCAGATGGCAAAGGTCGAGTTGAAGTGACTATTACTGTCGGAAAGGAATAAACATTTAATATTTTCAGAATTTAAAAATGAATACACAAAAAATCAAAGAAAAGTTTATTGAGGAGCTTGAAGATCAGATCTGGAGAAAGGAGCTCAATATCGCTTTTGATCTCAGTAAGATACCGGAAATCGAAAAATTGCGAGATGACAAATTCAAAGAGCTTGATGGTCTCAACGCTGACTACAACCTTATCGATCCCGCTGATACGACCAAGCAGACCAGAGTAAAAAGAAAGGATCTGGAAAAGAAAATTGCCACCGCGGAAGACTTTACCCTTAAATGCGACGAAACGATTGTGACGGTCCGAGACAACACGAATAAAGAAAGAGAAAGGATTGATCAACTGATGGCAAGAATCAAGTTCGCCCGAGGCTTTATTCTTACGGTCCCAGAGGATGTTAATACAGCTCAATAGCCATGGAATCTATCAAGATAAAACTGAGCAATCTGAGACGGGCCGAGTACAACCCCAGGATCATGCCAGACAGCGAAATGGCCGCGTTGAAGACGAGTATTAAGACCTTCGGCTTCGTTGAGTCAATCGTCGTCAATAGCCACGCCTGTGAGCGCTGTGGCGACCGTAAAGGCGTCCTGGTGGGCGGTCATCAGCGTACCGCGGCCGTTGAAACGATTGTTGAGGCGGGAGAGCAAATACAAGGCATTGTTGTCGATAAAGACGGAATTCACATCCCCGCCAACATCGTGGACTTGCATATCGAACAGGAAAAACTTCTGAACCTTGCGCTCAACAAGATCAAAGGAAAGTGGGATGAGAAAAAATTGTCGGAAATAATCGTGGAGCTCAAAGAATCTCCATTCATTCCGGCCTCAGGGTTTAGAGACGACGAGATCAGCAGGATTCTCGATCAAACCTTAGAGGATGAGGAGCAGGATGATGACGAAGGGGATTCGGCTAATAAAGAGCCACGGTCCAAACTTGGCGAAATATACGAGCTCGGTCCGCACAGACTCATCTGCGGCGATTCGACCGATCCCGAAACTTACAAAAGAATTCTGGGCGAAAACAAAGCCGACATGATATTCACTGATCCGCCTTACAACGTGAACTATAAAAGTCGAGGAGACAAGCTGAAGGGAGAAGGAAACGAGTCTATCAAAAACGACAACATGGATGACGATTCGTTCCGGATATTTATCGACAAGTGCTTTTATTCCATGATCATCCATACGAAGGAAGGTGCGTCGTTTTATATCTGTTCCGGCTGGAGCTCATATCCGCAATTCTTGGAGAGTATGCTGAAAAACGGTTTTCAACATTCGGGAGTGATCATCTGGGTCAAGAACGTGCCAAGTATGGGATGGAACGATTATCGCTATAAGCACGAGTGGATCGCTAAAGCCAAAAAGCCCGATCCAAAAACTGCTCAGGGGATCATCTACGGATGGAAGAATGGCACTCATAAATTCTACGGTGAGAATGAATTCGATGTGTGGGAGATGCCGAGAAAAGCTGTCTCTCGTTATCTTCATCCGACAGAAAAGCCGGATTGGCTTGCAATGCGAGCGCTCAGGAACTCCACTCAACGCAGCGATATTGTTCTCGATCCGTTCGGCGGCTCCGGTAGCACCATGGCCGCGGCGGAAAAGGTCGGCCGACGGGCATACATGATCGAGCTTGATCCGAAATTCTGCGATGTAATCAGGGATCGCTGGGAAAGAATAAATAAAGCAAAGAAATGAAATATTTCAGTTTATTCTCCGGCATCGGGGGATTTGAATTGGGTATCGCCAAAGCCTATGTGGAAATCATTAACAGAAACAAGATCGGAGCAATCAAGAAGGATTCGAAAAAGAATGATGCAAAAAGGCAGAGATTGGAGTCCAAGAAGGGGAAAGGAACTCATGATAAGAAAAGACAATCTCTCAAACTGCCTGACGGGAACGATGACAAAAGAGCATTTATTAATTCTGATTCCAAACGGATATATGAAGATATTGTTGGAAAACTTTTACAGGGCAAGGTCCCCCAGACTATATGGAAAGACTTCGCCGACACTCCGATCGGATCGATCGGGCCTGCTTGTGTTGGATACTCCGAAATCGACAAATATGCGATCAAAATATATGAAAAATACTTCAATCACAAAAATTACGGAGACGTCAGAAAAATCGACGCTCGAGCGTTACCCGACTTCGACCTACTCGTTGGAGGTTTCCCTTGCCAGTCTTTCTCTGTTGCCGGAAAAAGAAAAGGATTTAAAGACACCAGGGGAACATTGTTCTTTGAAATTGCTCGCATTGTTGCTGCCAAAAAACCACGGCTTTTATTCCTTGAAAACGTTAAAGGGCTTCTCTCTCACCAGCAAGGGCGTACCTTTGGAACTATCCTCGCCACATTGGATGAGCTTGGGTATGACATCCAATGGGAAGTGCTTAACAGCAAGGATCATGGGGTCCCGCAGAATCGGGAGCGAGTGTTTATTGTCGGACATCTTAGAGGCACGTCCAGGCCGAAAGTATTTCCTGTCAAAACAAATGACGAAAGGGATTGTGAACAGTATGTTCCGGAGCAGGAAACCGCTCGAGGTGTCAGGAATATGTCAGACCTTAAAAGTTGGTGGCGACACACCATGCGTATTAGGAAACTCACGCCGGTAGAATGCGAACGATTGCAGGGGTTTCCCGACGGGTGGACTGAAGGCGTGAGCGACACTCAGAGATACAAAACCCTGGGCAATGCTGTAACCGTGAATGCGGTCCAAGCGGTCTCAAAAAAGCTCTTAAATGCAAGGGCTTGTCAAAAATAACCCCGAATAACCCTGAATGAAAAAGCTCCCATTACACGAGGAAAAAATAAAGAGAGC encodes the following:
- a CDS encoding ATP-binding protein, with the translated sequence MQTQERSVSPTVEESFFTKIGNTKPYFKAAFEGEPGTGKSWTAALVAIGLHKKINSKKPIVLIDTEKASKFLVPLFKEHGIEAMVRETHSLADLVKAMKLCSDGYADIMVIDSITHIWMDFQEAYKRKLNRQVFQIQDWMSIKSEWNKYFSIPLVQSPLHILATGRVSDRMEQEVDEDGRKEFTKTGVKMQAEKNAAYEFDVLVLMERHELIQRKKREVWRQSVVLKGRGNLLDGAVFKNPTYEDFAPAVEAIIKDPIAARFSHAEQDAGELIKTEQDKRQWIQEKKRWLEEIEGYLVSIWPSSSAAEKKNKTDALEYAFNTRSWSAIEMMTPEVLEDGYARVREFAQQKIAEAKGELAPELTPGEKFDKDLRDSKECNPKKSAAEKSKKSDK
- a CDS encoding replication protein, whose amino-acid sequence is MDENKHNLIPNSSQIPNVILDFVLPRISEAEARCLLYICRRTFGFHKEEDNISFSQFENGIKTSQNRRLDFGTGLSRPSVNAAIQNLIRVGVIFVEQRSKGNRYKLNLDIDVDKVVNELNRLRELTKSGKASLPKLVKSFNTQKIGKKEKSSFRENLYFPGDNFKDKMREITRKMNINRTNN
- a CDS encoding DNA modification methylase; protein product: MESIKIKLSNLRRAEYNPRIMPDSEMAALKTSIKTFGFVESIVVNSHACERCGDRKGVLVGGHQRTAAVETIVEAGEQIQGIVVDKDGIHIPANIVDLHIEQEKLLNLALNKIKGKWDEKKLSEIIVELKESPFIPASGFRDDEISRILDQTLEDEEQDDDEGDSANKEPRSKLGEIYELGPHRLICGDSTDPETYKRILGENKADMIFTDPPYNVNYKSRGDKLKGEGNESIKNDNMDDDSFRIFIDKCFYSMIIHTKEGASFYICSGWSSYPQFLESMLKNGFQHSGVIIWVKNVPSMGWNDYRYKHEWIAKAKKPDPKTAQGIIYGWKNGTHKFYGENEFDVWEMPRKAVSRYLHPTEKPDWLAMRALRNSTQRSDIVLDPFGGSGSTMAAAEKVGRRAYMIELDPKFCDVIRDRWERINKAKK
- the dcm gene encoding DNA (cytosine-5-)-methyltransferase — protein: MKYFSLFSGIGGFELGIAKAYVEIINRNKIGAIKKDSKKNDAKRQRLESKKGKGTHDKKRQSLKLPDGNDDKRAFINSDSKRIYEDIVGKLLQGKVPQTIWKDFADTPIGSIGPACVGYSEIDKYAIKIYEKYFNHKNYGDVRKIDARALPDFDLLVGGFPCQSFSVAGKRKGFKDTRGTLFFEIARIVAAKKPRLLFLENVKGLLSHQQGRTFGTILATLDELGYDIQWEVLNSKDHGVPQNRERVFIVGHLRGTSRPKVFPVKTNDERDCEQYVPEQETARGVRNMSDLKSWWRHTMRIRKLTPVECERLQGFPDGWTEGVSDTQRYKTLGNAVTVNAVQAVSKKLLNARACQK